A genomic region of Phragmites australis chromosome 2, lpPhrAust1.1, whole genome shotgun sequence contains the following coding sequences:
- the LOC133909907 gene encoding protein DMP10-like produces MASPPPATVIHMSSHTNGEPTTSPTIGTAPQTPNAADDSIAIPMAASPGTVTDKVMSSASNLAQLLPTGTVLAYQALSPSFTNHGTCLPSNKWLTAAMVTILAALSLFFSFTDSIVGRDRKLYYGVATLHGFNVFNFSGEEEKREWALGELQRLRLRPLDYVHAFFTAVVFLTVAFSDAGLQRCFFPSASPNTKELLTNLPLGMAFLSSFLFMIFPSKRKGIGYNDTTPYQKAA; encoded by the coding sequence ATGGCATCTCCTCCTCCGGCCACCGTGATCCATATGTCTTCTCATACCAACGGGGAGCCGACGACATCACCAACGATCGGCACCGCCCCACAGACGCCTAACGCAGCCGATGACTCAATAGCCATACCAATGGCAGCCAGCCCCGGGACAGTCACAGACAAGGTGATGTCAAGCGCGTCAAACCTAGCGCAGCTCCTGCCGACGGGTACGGTGTTGGCGTACCAGGCGCTGTCCCCGTCCTTCACTAACCACGGGACATGCCTTCCCTCCAACAAGTGGCTCACGGCCGCGATGGTCACCATACTGGCCGCCTTatccctcttcttctccttcaccgACAGCATCGTTGGCCGCGACCGCAAGCTCTACTACGGCGTGGCCACGCTACACGGCTTCAACGTGTTCAACTTCtccggggaggaggagaagagggagTGGGCACTCGGCGAGCTCCAGAGGCTGCGCCTCCGGCCGTTAGACTACGTGCACGCCTTCTTCACTGCCGTGGTGTTCCTCACCGTGGCATTCAGCGACGCAGGGCTGCAGAGGTGCTTCTTCCCCAGCGCTAGTCCCAACACCAAGGAGCTGCTGACGAACCTGCCGCTGGGGATGGCGTTCCTGTCGAGCTTTTTGTTCATGATCTTCCCATCGAAAAGGAAGGGCATCGGATACAATGACACCACTCCTTACCAGAAGGCCGCATGA